Proteins encoded by one window of Rutidosis leptorrhynchoides isolate AG116_Rl617_1_P2 chromosome 7, CSIRO_AGI_Rlap_v1, whole genome shotgun sequence:
- the LOC139857636 gene encoding vacuolar protein sorting-associated protein 35A-like, with the protein MMHDGVEDEEKWLTAAIAGLQQNAFYMHRALDSNNIKDALKYSAQMLSELRTSRLSPHKYYELYMRAFDELRKLEIFFKEESKRSCSIIELYELVQHAGNILPRLYLLCTVGSVYIKSKEAPAKDILKDLVEMCRGIQHPLRGLFLRSYLSQVSRDKLPDIGSEYEGDENTVMDAVEFVLQNFTEMNKLWVRMQHQGPAREKEKREKERNELRDLVGKNLHVLGQIEGIDLELYRDVVLPRILEQVVNCKDDLAQYYLMDCIIQVFPDEYHLQTLETLLGACPQLQPSVDIKTVLSGLMERLSNYAASSIEVIPEFVQVEAFAKLNNAIGQVIEAQPDMPVFGAVTLYSSLLTFTLHVHPDRLDYVDQILGACVNKITVKGKLEGKATKQIVALLSAPLEKYNDIDTALKLSNYPLVLEHLDDRTNKVMSNVIIQSIMKNKTHISTAEKVGTLFELIKGLVKDLDADSDDEMDEDDFKEEQNSVARLIQMLHNDDPEEMLKIICTVKKHILSGGSKRLPFTIPPLIYNALKLVRRVQTQDENVTEEETASATPKKIFQLLNQTIEVLSMVPVPELALRLYLECAEAANDCDLEPVAYEFFTQAYILYEEEISDSKAQVTALYLIIGTLQRMHTFGVENRDTLTHKATGYSAKLLKKPDQCRAVYACSHLFWVEDQDGIKDGERVLLCLKRALRIANAAQQMANVTKGSGGSVVLFIEILNKYLYFYEKGNTQITVASIQGLIELVTAEMQSDSTTSDAAADAFFASTIRYIQSQKDKGGATGEKFEPIKV; encoded by the exons ATGATGCACGACGGTGTTGAAGATGAAGAGAAATGGTTGACTGCTGCCATCGCAGGACTTCAACAAAACGCCTTTTACATGCATCGCGCTTTG GATTCGAATAATATAAAAGACGCATTAAAATACTCTGCTCAGATGCTGTCAGAGCTACGCACTTCGAGGCTTTCACCTCATAAATactacgagcttt ATATGAGAGCATTTGATGAATTGAGGAAGCTGGAGATATTTTTTAAGGAGGAGAGTAAGCGTAGTTGCTCGATTATCGAGTTGTATGAACTTGTGCAGCATGCAGGAAACATATTGCCTAGATT GTATCTACTCTGTACAGTAGGATCTGTGTACATTAAGTCAAAGGAGGCTCCTGCTAAGGATATTCTGAAGGATCTTGTTGAAATGTGTCGTGGTATTCAGCATCCACTTCGTGGACTctttttaaggagttatctttctCAAGTCAGTAGGGATAAGTTACCTGATATTGGTTCAGAGTACGaagg GGATGAAAACACTGTTATGGATGCTGTAGAGTTTGTACTTCAGAACTTTACAGAGATGAACAAACTTTGGGTTCGAATGCAACATCAG GGACCTGCTCGGGAGAAGGAGAAACGTGAGAAAGAGAGAAACGAGCTTCGTGATCTT GTTGGAAAGAATCTCCATGTTCTTGGTCAAATTGAAGGCATTGACCTAGAGCTCTACAGAGACGTTGTTCTTCCAAGAATCCTGGAGCAG GTTGTGAATTGCAAGGATGATCTCGCGCAGTATTATTTAATGGACTGTATTATTCAAGTCTTTCCTGATGAGTACCATTTACAGACTCTTGAAACGTTATTGGGTGCTTGTCCACAGCTTCAG CCGTCAGTTGACATTAAGACAGTTCTTTCTGGTTTAATGGAGAGACTATCTAATTATGCAGCATCAAGCATTGAG GTCATACCAGAATTTGTCCAAGTAGAAGCTTTTGCAAAACTGAACAATGCCATCGGTCAG GTGATAGAAGCACAACCCGATATGCCTGTTTTTGGAGCTGTAACTTTGTATTCATCTCTTCTGACATTTACGCTTCATGTCCATCCTGATCGGCTGGACTATGTGGATCAAATATTG GGCGCATGCGTTAACAAAATCACTGTCAAAGGAAAGCTGGAAGGCAAAGCTACAAAACAGATTGTTGCACTTTTAAGTGCTCCATTGGAAAAGTATAATGATATAGATACCGCCCTAAAACTTTCAAACTATCCTTTAGTCCTGGAGCATCTTGATGATAGaacaaataaagtgatgtctaatgtCATTATTCAAAGCATCATGAAAAATAAAACTCACATTTCAACTGCTGAGAAG GTTGGGACTTTATTTGAGCTAATAAAAGGGCTTGTTAAAGATTTGGATGCCGATAGTGATGACGAG ATGGATGAGGATGACTTTAAGGAAGAGCAGAATTCGGTTGCTCGTCTAATTCAAATGTTACACAATGATGATCCAGAAGAGATGTTAAAG ATAATATGTACAGTGAAGAAGCATATTCTGAGTGGAGGGTCGAAACGACTTCCTTTTACAATTCCTCCTCTTATATACAATGCTCTCAAG TTGGTTAGACGAGTACAAACTCAGGATGAGAATGTTACTGAAGAGGAGACAGCATCAGCCACTCCTAAGAAGATCTTCCAGTTATTGAATCAG ACAATTGAGGTTTTGTCAATGGTTCCGGTACCAGAACTTGCATTGAGGTTGTACTTGGAATGCGCTGAG GCTGCCAATGACTGTGATCTTGAACCTGTAGCATACGAGTTTTTCACCCAAGCGTATATATTATATGAAGAAGAAATTTCG GATTCTAAGGCACAAGTAACAGCACTGTACCTGATAATAGGGACTCTTCAACGGATGCACACTTTTGGGGTTGAGAACAGGGATACTTTAACCCACAAAGCCACAGGG TATTCGGCAAAGCTCTTGAAGAAGCCAGATCAGTGCAGAGCTGTTTATGCCTGTTCTCATCTGTTCTGGGTTGAGGATCAGGACGGAATCAAGGATGGTGAAAG AGTATTGCTTTGCTTGAAGCGTGCCTTAAGAATTGCAAATGCTGCTCAACAAATGGCAAATGTAACAAAAGGTAGTGGCGGATCAGTCGTGCTCTTCATCGAGATTCTGAACAA GTATTTGTACTTTTATGAGAAGGGAAATACACAAATCACTGTTGCTTCAATTCAAGGACTAATTGAGTTGGTAACAGCCGAAATGCAAAGTGATAGTACAACATCAGATGCGGCTGCCGATGCTTTCTTTGCCAGTACAATCCGTTATATCCAGTCCCAAAAGGACAAGGGTGGAGCAACAGGGGAGAAATTTGAGCCAATCAAGGTCTAA